A genomic segment from Orrella daihaiensis encodes:
- a CDS encoding high-potential iron-sulfur protein, with translation MKSTRRQFMAVSAVSVASLVTAKVAYAQPMLGEGEPQAVALGYKEDATAVDKAKFAKYQDGQRCDNCQLYTPKDAKAGACSVFPGKLVTAAGWCNLWVKKAG, from the coding sequence ATGAAATCTACCCGTCGTCAGTTTATGGCCGTATCCGCTGTCAGTGTAGCCTCGCTGGTCACAGCCAAAGTTGCATACGCACAACCCATGCTCGGCGAAGGCGAGCCACAAGCAGTTGCCCTAGGCTACAAAGAGGATGCTACAGCAGTCGATAAAGCAAAATTCGCAAAATATCAGGATGGTCAGCGTTGCGACAATTGCCAACTCTACACCCCCAAAGATGCTAAGGCCGGTGCCTGTAGCGTGTTTCCTGGCAAGCTCGTGACGGCAGCCGGATGGTGTAATTTGTGGGTCAAGAAAGCTGGCTAA
- a CDS encoding reductase has protein sequence MSNSCDPSAFAFDDEQDVPIGYMERTRAWYLALGYNNPYRWAHYREVPFVKLAKPLHESVVGLITTASPFDPEKGPQGPGAPYNARAKFYEVYSGDTALSHDVRIAHVAIDRQHTTMTDSGSWFPLPLLREFAAEGVIGRLASRFHGAPTNRSQRHTLSVDCPELLRRCQADGLDAVVLVANCPVCHQTLSLVARYLEANGIATVLMGCAKDIVEHCGVPRFLFSDFPLGNAAGKPHDLVSQRETLRLALDLLASAPAARTTVQSPQRWSDSADWKLDYSNPERVSPQELARLRAEADQAKAEIARKKAELDGSVLSPDKGKP, from the coding sequence ATGAGTAACTCTTGCGATCCATCAGCGTTTGCGTTTGACGACGAGCAAGATGTGCCGATTGGTTACATGGAACGTACGCGGGCTTGGTATTTGGCGCTTGGCTATAACAACCCCTATCGATGGGCTCATTACCGAGAGGTTCCGTTTGTCAAACTAGCCAAACCGCTGCACGAGAGTGTGGTTGGTTTAATCACAACAGCGTCCCCATTTGATCCGGAAAAGGGACCGCAAGGACCTGGCGCACCTTATAACGCGCGTGCAAAGTTCTACGAGGTGTACTCGGGTGACACAGCCCTTTCGCATGATGTGCGAATTGCTCATGTGGCAATTGATCGGCAACATACGACCATGACAGACTCGGGGAGTTGGTTTCCGTTGCCGCTCTTACGTGAATTTGCTGCCGAGGGTGTGATTGGTAGACTTGCGTCAAGGTTTCATGGTGCGCCAACCAATCGTAGCCAGCGGCACACGTTATCTGTCGATTGTCCTGAGCTTTTGCGTCGGTGTCAGGCTGATGGCCTTGATGCTGTGGTCTTGGTGGCCAACTGCCCAGTGTGTCATCAGACCTTGAGTTTGGTGGCTAGGTATCTCGAGGCCAACGGCATTGCAACGGTTTTAATGGGGTGCGCCAAAGATATCGTAGAACACTGCGGTGTGCCTCGGTTTTTATTTAGCGATTTCCCCTTAGGCAATGCAGCTGGTAAACCCCATGATTTGGTCTCCCAGCGTGAAACCTTGCGGCTCGCGCTTGATCTCTTGGCAAGTGCGCCGGCCGCCCGTACGACAGTTCAGTCACCTCAGCGCTGGTCAGATAGCGCTGACTGGAAACTTGACTACAGCAATCCAGAACGGGTGTCGCCGCAAGAGTTGGCTAGGCTGCGAGCTGAGGCTGATCAGGCTAAAGCTGAGATAGCTCGCAAGAAGGCCGAGCTAGATGGAAGTGTACTGTCGCCGGATAAGGGAAAGCCCTGA
- a CDS encoding enoyl-CoA hydratase/isomerase family protein, whose product MSQECLRVQKNDGVWTLTLNRPEKRNALNAELVEALIDAVDQVIASDASVLVLRGEGKNFCAGFDFSDFENASEGDLLWRFVRIEQLLQKLNACSVLTVALVHGKNFGAGVDLMVTCKHRVATATTTFRMPGLKFGLVLGTRRLARLIGAQRVRQIQQVAKTLDANDALQSGLVCEVQEPVDWDAVVNQQVLAGGALSSQARAALYEVLRENTDDADIADLVRSVLVPGLKRRIAKYRAAD is encoded by the coding sequence ATGAGCCAAGAATGTCTGCGGGTCCAAAAAAATGACGGTGTCTGGACCTTGACATTAAACCGTCCTGAAAAACGTAACGCCTTGAATGCGGAGTTGGTGGAGGCATTGATTGATGCCGTTGATCAGGTGATTGCTTCAGATGCCAGCGTGCTGGTGCTGCGGGGTGAGGGTAAGAATTTTTGTGCCGGTTTTGATTTCTCTGACTTTGAGAATGCCAGTGAAGGTGATCTGTTGTGGCGCTTTGTCCGAATTGAGCAATTGCTGCAAAAGCTAAATGCTTGTTCAGTTCTGACGGTGGCATTGGTTCACGGAAAAAACTTTGGCGCAGGTGTTGACTTGATGGTGACTTGCAAGCATCGTGTAGCGACTGCTACTACGACATTTCGGATGCCAGGCCTTAAGTTTGGTCTGGTCCTTGGTACCCGTCGCCTGGCTCGACTAATCGGTGCACAGCGCGTACGGCAAATACAGCAGGTTGCCAAGACGCTTGATGCCAATGATGCATTGCAATCGGGACTCGTTTGTGAAGTGCAAGAGCCGGTTGATTGGGATGCGGTGGTGAATCAGCAGGTGCTAGCTGGGGGTGCGCTTTCGAGTCAGGCGCGTGCTGCGCTATATGAGGTGCTCCGTGAGAATACCGATGATGCCGATATTGCCGATTTGGTCCGTTCGGTTCTGGTGCCTGGATTGAAGCGCCGGATTGCGAAGTACCGCGCCGCGGATTAA
- a CDS encoding glycine zipper domain-containing protein has protein sequence MMTTFKRAIFVLPVVAAFAVAGCGNMTQAQQRELSGGAIGAAAGAGITALAGGSAIWGAIGGAAVGTLGGYLYNKNEQSK, from the coding sequence ATGATGACGACATTCAAACGCGCTATTTTTGTTTTACCTGTGGTAGCCGCATTTGCGGTAGCCGGCTGCGGCAACATGACCCAGGCTCAACAACGTGAACTCTCCGGCGGTGCCATTGGTGCAGCTGCCGGTGCTGGTATTACTGCGCTTGCTGGTGGCTCAGCCATATGGGGCGCCATTGGCGGTGCAGCCGTGGGTACTCTTGGCGGCTACCTTTACAACAAAAACGAACAGAGTAAATAA
- a CDS encoding DMT family transporter — MSTEKPNTFSLFDIVLMSFVSLGWGISFPVMKLGLETYPPITFRAISIVIGIAALGIFLVARGQSLKIPASDLKKLFAISQVNLTAWQMGLLYGVILMGAGRASIVGYSMPVWAFVTSVLIYRAPITARGVTGVSLALLAVLSLTLNDFSLFLAEPFGLLILVGAAMSWGAGTAMIRNTPLSITNESMAFWALICTVPAYAILTYWFESHLWRWPNFTETWTILYGGLITFSFCYIVWYRISRRLPPEVSSLSVMLVPIIGVVSSALTVGEQVSIPDWFALALIIVAMGVVLLPARVFNVRRRQRSSY; from the coding sequence TTGTCTACCGAGAAACCCAACACCTTCTCTTTATTCGATATCGTCTTGATGTCATTCGTGAGTCTGGGCTGGGGTATTTCCTTTCCGGTCATGAAGCTCGGTCTAGAGACGTATCCACCCATTACGTTCAGAGCGATTTCAATCGTGATCGGTATCGCGGCTTTGGGGATTTTTTTAGTCGCGCGTGGCCAGTCTCTAAAAATCCCCGCTTCAGACTTAAAGAAACTATTTGCCATTAGCCAAGTAAATTTAACTGCCTGGCAGATGGGTTTGCTCTACGGTGTAATCCTGATGGGCGCAGGTCGAGCATCTATCGTGGGTTACAGCATGCCAGTTTGGGCGTTTGTAACCAGTGTCCTAATCTACAGAGCACCCATCACTGCTCGTGGCGTTACTGGCGTCAGTCTCGCCCTGCTCGCGGTATTGTCGCTGACACTAAACGATTTCTCACTATTCCTGGCTGAACCGTTTGGACTATTGATTCTTGTAGGTGCGGCCATGAGTTGGGGTGCCGGCACGGCAATGATACGTAACACCCCTTTGTCAATCACCAACGAGTCGATGGCATTCTGGGCCCTGATTTGCACTGTCCCAGCCTATGCCATCCTGACGTACTGGTTTGAGAGTCATCTTTGGCGGTGGCCAAACTTCACCGAGACGTGGACGATTCTGTATGGCGGACTTATCACTTTTTCATTCTGCTACATCGTCTGGTATCGAATATCTCGCAGACTACCACCAGAAGTCAGTAGCTTATCGGTGATGCTTGTGCCAATCATTGGCGTTGTTAGCAGTGCCCTCACCGTTGGCGAACAAGTATCGATACCAGACTGGTTTGCTCTCGCACTGATCATCGTTGCCATGGGTGTCGTGCTCTTGCCCGCCCGCGTGTTTAACGTCAGGCGCCGTCAACGATCATCATATTAA
- a CDS encoding CoA-acylating methylmalonate-semialdehyde dehydrogenase yields MAVTLKPADHIAHWIDGKPYRETGARAQDVFNPATGAVVRQVELGSANTVKKAIESAKAAFTAWSNVPPIRRARIMNNYLNLLNQHKDALAAVLTQEHGKVFSDAQGEVTRGIDIVEFACGIPQLLKGDYTDQVSTDIDNWTMRQPLGVVAGITPFNFPCMVPMWMFPVAIACGNTFVLKPSERDPSASLLMAELLKEAGLPDGVFNVVQGDKVAVDTLLEDPDVKALSFVGSTPIAQYIYQTGAAHGKRVQALGGAKNHMVVMPDANLDVAVDGLIGAAYGSAGERCMAISVAVLVGDIADKIIPRLAERAKQLKIANGMESDAEMGPVITQAAKDRIEGYIAAGVAQGASLVVDGRGVKVPGHENGFFVGGTLFDHVTPEMSIYTDEIFGPVLVCVRVKSLEEAVKLINDHEYGNGVSCYTSDGHVAREFSRNIQVGMVGINVPIPVPMAWHGFGGWKRSLFGDMHAYGEEGVRFYTKQKSIMQRWPETIAAGAEFAMPVAK; encoded by the coding sequence ATGGCAGTGACTTTGAAACCAGCCGATCACATCGCGCACTGGATCGATGGCAAGCCCTACAGAGAGACTGGCGCGCGCGCACAAGATGTCTTTAACCCGGCCACTGGTGCCGTGGTGCGTCAAGTCGAGCTTGGGTCAGCCAATACTGTCAAAAAGGCCATTGAATCAGCCAAAGCTGCCTTCACGGCTTGGTCCAACGTGCCACCGATCCGGCGCGCACGCATCATGAACAACTACTTGAATTTGCTCAACCAGCATAAAGACGCCCTCGCTGCGGTGCTCACACAGGAACATGGGAAAGTCTTCTCGGATGCTCAGGGCGAAGTCACTCGTGGTATTGACATCGTTGAATTTGCCTGCGGTATACCCCAGTTACTAAAGGGTGACTACACTGATCAGGTATCGACCGACATAGACAACTGGACCATGCGCCAACCACTTGGTGTCGTGGCAGGTATTACACCGTTTAACTTTCCCTGCATGGTACCGATGTGGATGTTCCCCGTCGCAATCGCCTGCGGCAATACCTTTGTTTTAAAACCAAGTGAACGTGATCCATCGGCCTCGCTATTGATGGCTGAGCTTTTGAAAGAAGCCGGCTTGCCAGATGGCGTCTTTAATGTGGTTCAAGGCGACAAAGTAGCGGTTGATACTCTGCTTGAAGACCCGGATGTCAAAGCATTGAGTTTCGTTGGGTCAACACCGATTGCTCAATATATCTATCAGACCGGCGCGGCCCACGGAAAGCGCGTTCAAGCGCTTGGCGGCGCCAAGAACCATATGGTGGTCATGCCGGATGCCAATCTAGATGTTGCCGTCGATGGCTTGATCGGTGCAGCATATGGCTCAGCAGGCGAACGCTGTATGGCCATCTCGGTGGCCGTGCTCGTGGGTGACATCGCTGACAAAATCATCCCGCGTTTAGCTGAGCGTGCCAAACAGCTAAAAATCGCCAATGGCATGGAAAGCGATGCCGAAATGGGTCCGGTCATTACGCAAGCTGCCAAGGACCGAATTGAAGGCTATATTGCTGCCGGCGTTGCACAGGGTGCGAGCTTGGTAGTCGATGGTCGAGGTGTCAAAGTACCTGGTCATGAAAACGGCTTCTTCGTGGGAGGCACGCTCTTTGACCACGTCACACCCGAGATGTCTATCTACACCGATGAGATTTTCGGGCCCGTCTTGGTTTGCGTTCGAGTCAAGTCTCTGGAAGAAGCGGTCAAGCTGATCAATGATCACGAATATGGCAACGGCGTGTCTTGCTACACCAGCGATGGACATGTAGCGCGCGAGTTCTCCCGCAATATTCAGGTTGGCATGGTCGGCATCAATGTACCTATACCTGTACCGATGGCATGGCACGGTTTTGGTGGCTGGAAGCGCAGCCTCTTTGGTGATATGCATGCATACGGTGAGGAAGGTGTGCGCTTCTACACCAAGCAGAAGTCAATCATGCAACGCTGGCCTGAGACGATCGCCGCAGGCGCCGAGTTCGCCATGCCGGTTGCCAAGTAA
- a CDS encoding Rap1a/Tai family immunity protein, which yields MKKFLLASGIALVSMAGGLGTAHAINISTSEMVTICKDTGNPAAQNFCNGYAQGVYDMYVSDIHPTENPAYICFPNPGPSRADAIKGYVAWASKATEYSRLPAADTMMRYLATTYPCKK from the coding sequence ATGAAAAAGTTCCTTTTAGCCTCTGGCATTGCACTTGTGTCCATGGCTGGTGGCCTGGGTACAGCGCACGCCATTAATATAAGCACTTCGGAAATGGTCACGATTTGCAAGGACACTGGCAATCCTGCCGCACAAAATTTTTGCAATGGGTATGCACAAGGTGTTTACGACATGTACGTGTCTGATATCCATCCTACAGAAAATCCGGCCTACATCTGTTTTCCGAATCCAGGTCCGTCACGTGCTGATGCCATCAAGGGTTACGTAGCCTGGGCATCAAAGGCTACCGAATATAGCCGTTTGCCAGCTGCTGACACCATGATGCGTTATCTGGCCACCACCTACCCTTGCAAGAAGTAA
- a CDS encoding DMT family transporter, whose amino-acid sequence MQKLSIIWVGPLFVLVWSTGFIVAKYGMPYTDPMTFLTMRFVGVLVIMLPLCVWWRPTWPSWRDTSHIAIAGLLMHVGYLGGVWSAIKLGMPAGLTALIVGLQPVLTAFLAARLAEKVSARQWAGLVFGFGGVAIVLADKLGFDGVTFWGVVLCFIALISFTTGTIYQKRFCPMFDLRAGTMIQYAASAAVAAAMMVTLEPMSVQWTNEMIGALVWSVVFLSIGAMSLWFVLLRQGAATRVSSLIYLTPPTVAIMAWILFDEALSLWVALGTLVTVIGVWLVTRSK is encoded by the coding sequence GTGCAAAAACTCTCGATTATTTGGGTAGGGCCGTTGTTTGTGCTGGTGTGGAGCACCGGTTTCATCGTCGCCAAGTATGGCATGCCGTACACCGATCCGATGACTTTTCTGACAATGCGGTTCGTGGGTGTGCTCGTGATTATGCTGCCGCTTTGTGTATGGTGGCGTCCAACGTGGCCAAGCTGGCGTGACACTAGCCACATCGCCATCGCTGGCCTCTTGATGCATGTGGGTTATCTTGGCGGCGTATGGTCGGCGATCAAGCTTGGCATGCCAGCGGGTTTGACGGCTCTAATCGTTGGCTTGCAGCCCGTGTTGACGGCCTTTCTAGCCGCACGCCTAGCAGAAAAAGTCAGTGCACGCCAATGGGCGGGTCTGGTATTTGGATTTGGTGGTGTTGCCATCGTCCTAGCGGACAAGCTCGGGTTTGACGGTGTGACCTTCTGGGGTGTCGTCCTGTGTTTCATCGCGCTCATTTCTTTTACCACCGGTACGATATATCAAAAACGCTTTTGTCCGATGTTTGACCTGCGCGCAGGTACCATGATCCAGTATGCAGCCAGTGCAGCTGTTGCCGCGGCGATGATGGTCACACTTGAACCAATGAGCGTGCAGTGGACTAACGAGATGATTGGTGCCTTGGTATGGAGTGTGGTGTTTTTATCGATCGGTGCGATGAGCCTTTGGTTTGTTCTGTTGCGTCAGGGGGCGGCCACGCGGGTAAGCAGCCTGATTTATTTGACGCCGCCCACTGTTGCTATCATGGCCTGGATTTTGTTTGATGAAGCATTGTCGCTATGGGTGGCGCTTGGCACGCTGGTGACGGTTATTGGTGTATGGCTAGTCACGCGCAGCAAGTGA
- a CDS encoding CaiB/BaiF CoA transferase family protein, with product MSSISDSSSYLSLTGVRVIELCNVAAGPFCGMLLADMGADLIKVENPKGGDTLRSWPPISEGYSENFASLNRNKRSVTLDLKNPDDLSKFKTLIKTADVLIENNRPGVMDRLGVGYATLKDINPALVMASISAYGQTGPRAAEGGFDLTVQAMSGIMSITGEPGGEPVKCGVPLADFSAGLYAAFSVVCALRTAQSSGQGTHIDVPMLGATLGIAALQTSEYFGSGNDPVKLGSAHPRNAPYQAFKCRDGYFGMAAGNNALWASVCEVVGQAQWVRDPRFLNPTLRAQNQQVLCEMLETIFMHADAAVWLERFRARGVPCAPINTYSQVLADEQVRHMQWVRDITLPNGVKTRTFGSPVQFDGQSVAIRRAPPALGEHNAEVFGEGQ from the coding sequence GTGTCATCCATATCAGATTCGTCGTCGTATTTGTCGCTGACAGGGGTGCGTGTTATTGAGCTTTGCAACGTTGCTGCCGGGCCATTTTGTGGGATGTTGCTAGCGGATATGGGGGCCGATCTGATTAAAGTCGAAAATCCCAAAGGCGGTGACACCTTGCGCAGTTGGCCGCCAATTTCCGAGGGTTACAGTGAGAATTTTGCATCGCTTAATCGTAATAAGCGTTCCGTGACGCTGGATCTTAAAAATCCAGATGACCTGTCCAAATTCAAAACACTAATCAAAACCGCCGACGTGTTGATTGAAAACAACCGGCCAGGTGTGATGGATCGCCTTGGGGTTGGTTATGCCACTTTGAAAGATATCAATCCAGCTCTTGTGATGGCTTCAATCTCAGCTTATGGACAAACAGGTCCGCGCGCAGCCGAAGGTGGCTTCGATCTGACTGTACAAGCGATGAGTGGCATCATGAGCATAACGGGTGAACCAGGCGGGGAGCCGGTCAAGTGTGGCGTGCCCTTGGCAGACTTTTCTGCTGGGCTTTATGCTGCTTTTTCGGTGGTGTGTGCCTTGCGCACAGCGCAATCCTCCGGTCAAGGTACTCATATTGATGTGCCCATGTTGGGTGCCACTCTGGGTATTGCAGCTTTGCAGACGTCAGAATACTTTGGTAGTGGCAATGACCCGGTCAAACTGGGATCAGCACATCCGCGCAATGCGCCGTATCAGGCTTTCAAATGCCGAGATGGTTACTTCGGGATGGCCGCTGGCAACAATGCCCTGTGGGCGAGTGTTTGTGAGGTAGTAGGTCAAGCTCAATGGGTGCGAGACCCGCGGTTTTTGAATCCGACGTTGCGTGCACAAAACCAGCAAGTATTGTGTGAGATGCTTGAGACTATTTTTATGCATGCTGATGCTGCGGTGTGGCTTGAACGGTTTCGGGCCAGGGGTGTGCCTTGTGCGCCCATCAATACCTACTCACAGGTGCTGGCTGATGAACAGGTCAGGCATATGCAATGGGTTAGGGATATCACACTACCTAATGGGGTCAAGACACGGACGTTTGGTTCACCGGTGCAATTTGATGGACAGTCCGTTGCAATTCGGCGTGCGCCACCGGCCCTAGGTGAGCATAATGCTGAGGTTTTTGGGGAAGGGCAATGA
- a CDS encoding DUF1330 domain-containing protein, translating to MSAYVIAMVNVTDNDKYKNYMVKASEACAKYGGKYLVRGGETEIMEGAFPWSRVVVLEFDSRDRAREFYNSVEYQAGKKERLGAADFNMMIVDGA from the coding sequence ATGTCAGCTTATGTCATTGCGATGGTTAACGTCACTGATAATGACAAATATAAAAATTACATGGTCAAGGCAAGCGAGGCTTGTGCGAAATATGGCGGTAAATATCTGGTCCGAGGGGGTGAGACTGAAATCATGGAAGGCGCATTTCCGTGGTCCAGAGTGGTCGTTTTGGAGTTTGATTCACGCGATCGAGCCCGGGAGTTTTATAACTCGGTTGAGTATCAGGCAGGAAAAAAAGAGCGTCTCGGTGCTGCGGACTTTAATATGATGATCGTTGACGGCGCCTGA
- a CDS encoding TRAP transporter substrate-binding protein: MKASKFLRVAALTAALAGVGVAAQAQTVLKIGYATSPTSHYGVGSTVFCEEISKGTQGRYTCQQFPSGALGGEREMIESVQLGTLDLVNTSTGPLGNFVPEVKIVDIPFLFRDYDHARKVMDGQIGQNLLAKMQDKGLVGLAWTENGFRHMTNNVRPIVQASDANGLKMRTMENKVHMDGYKTFGILPTPMAFPELFTALQQGTVDGQENPIPVILAAKFAQVQKHLSLTNHVYSPAVIILSPSVWSQLSDADKQVFLNAAKAASAAQRKKVNDDEANGIALLRKDGMQVVEQVNGESFRQAITPAYAEYAKEFGADNIRAIQAVQ; encoded by the coding sequence ATGAAAGCAAGCAAGTTTTTGCGCGTAGCTGCCTTAACGGCTGCGTTGGCTGGTGTTGGTGTTGCTGCTCAGGCACAAACCGTGCTCAAAATTGGTTACGCGACTTCACCGACCTCACACTATGGTGTGGGCTCAACGGTATTTTGTGAAGAAATTTCAAAAGGTACGCAGGGTCGCTACACGTGCCAGCAGTTTCCTAGCGGTGCGCTCGGTGGTGAGCGCGAGATGATTGAGTCGGTTCAGCTTGGCACACTGGATTTAGTCAATACTTCGACGGGTCCTCTGGGTAATTTCGTGCCTGAAGTTAAGATTGTTGACATTCCGTTCTTGTTTCGCGATTACGACCACGCCCGAAAAGTGATGGATGGTCAAATAGGTCAAAACTTGCTGGCAAAAATGCAGGATAAAGGTCTTGTCGGTCTGGCATGGACCGAGAACGGATTTCGCCATATGACCAATAACGTGCGCCCCATTGTTCAGGCAAGCGATGCTAATGGATTGAAGATGCGCACGATGGAAAATAAAGTGCACATGGACGGTTACAAAACCTTCGGTATCTTGCCGACACCCATGGCCTTTCCTGAGCTGTTCACCGCATTACAACAGGGTACTGTTGATGGCCAGGAAAACCCGATTCCTGTGATTTTGGCGGCCAAGTTTGCGCAGGTGCAGAAACATCTGTCACTCACCAATCACGTGTATTCGCCTGCTGTCATTATCTTGTCGCCGAGCGTTTGGAGTCAGCTGTCCGACGCTGATAAGCAAGTGTTTCTGAATGCTGCCAAAGCGGCCTCTGCCGCGCAGCGCAAGAAAGTCAATGACGATGAGGCCAATGGAATTGCTCTGCTGAGGAAAGATGGTATGCAGGTGGTGGAGCAGGTAAACGGCGAGAGCTTCCGTCAAGCGATTACACCTGCCTATGCTGAATACGCCAAAGAGTTTGGAGCGGATAATATCCGCGCGATTCAGGCAGTTCAGTAA
- a CDS encoding cysteine dioxygenase — protein sequence MSEALNRFVASVDSLVEAGGEAQSDFWDKLGDAMRELVACDDWLPEAMAQPHPQYYQQYCLYADPDDRFSVVSFVWGPGQATPIHDHTVWGVIGMLRGAEVCQAYEITEQAPPKPIGKPERLESGHIGFVAPSIGDVHRVSNAFDDRVSISIHAYGGNIGKINRHVFPEDGGPTKSFVSGYSAPAAL from the coding sequence ATGTCAGAGGCATTGAATCGATTTGTAGCCAGTGTTGACAGCTTGGTAGAGGCGGGCGGCGAGGCGCAGTCAGATTTCTGGGATAAATTGGGCGATGCTATGCGCGAGCTAGTGGCTTGTGACGATTGGTTGCCTGAGGCAATGGCACAACCGCACCCACAGTATTATCAACAGTACTGTCTGTATGCGGATCCGGATGACAGGTTTTCCGTGGTGAGCTTTGTTTGGGGGCCTGGTCAAGCCACCCCGATTCATGATCACACGGTTTGGGGCGTCATTGGTATGTTACGCGGGGCAGAGGTTTGTCAGGCTTACGAGATTACCGAGCAGGCGCCGCCCAAGCCTATTGGTAAGCCCGAACGGTTGGAGTCTGGACATATCGGATTTGTTGCGCCATCAATTGGCGATGTTCATCGAGTCAGCAATGCATTCGACGACCGGGTATCCATCAGCATCCATGCTTATGGCGGCAATATTGGGAAGATTAATCGTCACGTATTCCCTGAGGATGGTGGGCCGACCAAGTCATTCGTGTCAGGTTACAGCGCGCCGGCTGCCCTATGA